The genome window AAAGAATGTATCAAAAAGCCATTCTCGCCAATGTTGCCAATTTGCAAAACAACAAGCCGCTCACAATTCCGCCGAACCTTCTGGCTGGTTATGCAAAAAATTTATCTCAATATCGAACGATGGATCACGCGTATCTGGCAAGACTCCTACAGCTCCCGCAGATCAATTATATCGTTCAGTTCTTAGAGCCTTTCGATATTAAGAACCTCGAAAAATCATATTTGTTCTTTAAGCGAAGCTTACGGGATCACTGTTTACAGCAGTTCAAAGACATTCATTCCAAGCTGGTCCAACTGCCCGACGACTTTTCCTCGGCGGCCGTTCAAGGTCGCTCTCTTAAAAGTGTGGTTCTCGATTTTATCACTTGCGATCAAGCTGACAACTCAGTGGACCTTCTCAGTCACGCGTATTTTAGCGCAAAAAATATGACGGACTCCCTGTCCGCTTTATGGCTCCTCAGTCAAACCACTCACCCCAAAGCTCAGAAAGCCTTGGAGGACTTTAAACAACGATGGCGGGACGATTCTCTCGTCATTAACAAGTGGTTTTCGATTCAATCTGCGTCTTGGCATCCATCCACTTTTGAAACCGTTAAGAAACTAGAGCAAGATTCTTTATTTGATAAAACAAATCCCAATAAGATCTACTCACTCCATGCAACGTTTGCAGGATCGAATCCTTTCCGTTTTCATGGAGAATATCAAAAGACCTACGCCTGGCTCACCGATGCCATTTTAGATATTGATCAGCGCAATCCTCAGGTGGCCTCTCGCCTCGCAACGAGTTTCAACGATTGGACCAAATGGTCACCCGAGCAGCAAAAAGTGGCGGAGACGCAACTTTTACGAATCAAAAACGACGCGAAAACTTCGAAGAATGTGTTCGAAATCGCGGATCGCGCCTTAGGTATGAAACTCTAGCCCTGGCTGCATTTTATTCACTCTGATTCGCAATGATTTGTATTGTGCATTTTTGTATGTATAATACTGTTTTAATGAACAACAATTATGAGATCCTCACAGCGCACATGACTCGCATTATCAGCGAGACTAACGGCCTGAGTTTACAAGATACCCTCCAATTACTTATTGCCTCTCCCGAAGTAGATACCGAGAGCAAAAATCAATTCGTTGATTTTTCTAAAAAGGTCGACGAGTTTTCCATTAACAAATACGATATGGAACAGCTTCTCAAGCATCCCGTATCGATGGCTTTGACAGATTTCTTTAAATCTTTCCCGCTTCACTACCGCGAGGAGCACATTCACCTCACGGGTTCACTTTCGGCCGATTTCGTCTATCCTCGTCTCAAGGAACTTTTAGAAGGCCCTAAAGCCGAAATTTACAAAGAGAAGATTAAGGCCGTTTATGGTGATAAAGCGTTCCCCATCGATAGCGTCGCTAAAGTCGCTCAACTCCTCAGTCTACAAGATGGCGAACAGTTTGATCGCTACCTGGAGATCTTGCTTTTACCAAAGTTGATTTTGACCTCTCTCGAAGCTCATAGAGATGCCGCTTATCATATGGCCAACGAGTTGTTCCACAAATACAACGTAGGGGCCATCCGCCTCAAATTCACGCTATCGCGAGCGACCACCACCGCGATCGAGGAAATTCCCGGTGCGGACACTTTACCCAGTGAAGATGTGGTTTTGGGACTTTACCAAGGCTTTAAAAAATTCCAGTTAGAACAACCCCAGTTTCAGTTTATTCTGTCCCCTTGTTTTAGGAAAGAGCCTAGCTTCTACGATGCTAAACGTTTTAAGAGCAAAAAAGATCACTTTGACCATCAAGTTCAGCAGTTGATTGATATGCTTCAAGCTCATCCCTTCCTCTTGGATCATGTGACGGAAGTGGATACGGTAGGAAGCGAAAAGGATCTTTATCGCAAAGAGCAGTTCAAAGAGATGAAGATTGGTTTTAGAAAACTACACTCCATTGGTTTAAAAATTCGCTCGCATCACGGCGAGACTTGGGACACCCTTCGCCGTGGGATTCAGTCTGTCGATAATGCGATGAACATTTGGCATGTGGATGCGGTGGAGCATGGCTTAAGCTTGGGAATTAATCCTAACTTTTACTTCCATCAGTTCTATCAAAAAACGATGGCTTTAAACTCTAAGGGCCAAGCCCTCGCACCCAAATCCATTGAGTATCGCGAAGTTCAGGATCTCGACTGGAATGGCCGCGATGTGATTAAAAATAAACTCATTCAAGGGCAAGTTTTGAGCGATGAGGAACAAACTTATTTTGTAAAAGCGAAGTTCCACGCCGCTCGCGAGATCGAACATTACCAGCACGATGTCCTTAATCGGATGATCGACAAAGAGCTCTCGGTGATCGCACTTCCCTCGTCTAATAAAAAACTCACGGGGCAGTTCGAAGATTATAAAGACCATCCATTTAGCTGGTGGGAGAAAAAAGGTGTTAAGCTCGGTGTGGGCACGGACAACTACATTACTCTCAACACTAACTACATTCGCGAGATGCTCATTCTTTTAGTCACCGATCCTCGCCAACTCAAAATCACAAAACTCTTGATGGTTTGCACCGGCGAAAAGCGTCGACCGCTGATTAGTCAACACCTGTGGAAAATGCGCAAACGGACTAAAGAATGAAAAAGTTAAACGTTATCTTTATTTGTCTTGGAAATATTTGCAGATCTCCCACGGCGGAGGCCGTGATGAAAGCTCTGATCCAACGAGATAACCTCGAAGATAGAATCTTTTGCGACTCTGCGGGGACTGCAGGTCATCACGAAGGCGAAGATGCTGACGCACGGAGCATTACTCATTCCAAGAGACGAGGATACGAGATCACCAGCAAGTCCCGCCCTTTTTTAGCTCATAAGGACTTCTCGGACTTCGACTACATCGTTGCGATGGACGAGGCGAACTACTCAGATCTTCTAAAGCTCGATCGTGATCGAAAGCATGCACGTAAAGTTTTTAGATTAGTGCAATTCTGTACAAGAAATAAATATAAAGAAGTCCCTGACCCCTTCTACGGTGGCCTGAAGCCTTCGAGGAAGTGATCGACATTATCGAAGATGGCTGCCACGGATTGCTCCAGAAAATTAAGATGGATCATAATCTCTAACTTGCATTTCGGTTTCGCCTTTCGTAAACACAACTCATGACCACTTATACTGAAACGACTGAGAATTTCCTTGTTGAAGTGAAGCCCAGCTATGTTCCCGAGCACTCAGAGCCCGAGGAATCCAAGTACTTCTTTTCCTATAACATCAAAATCACAAATTTGGGCGACAAGCCCGCCCAACTCTTAAGACGTCACTGGGTGATCATGGACGGCCGCCAACACCGCGAAGATGTCGAGGGCCCCGGAGTCATCGGCGAGACGCCTTTCTTTGAGCCCGGCGCCTCCTTCGAGTACACCAGCTTCTGCCCACT of Bdellovibrionales bacterium contains these proteins:
- a CDS encoding low molecular weight phosphotyrosine protein phosphatase; the encoded protein is MKKLNVIFICLGNICRSPTAEAVMKALIQRDNLEDRIFCDSAGTAGHHEGEDADARSITHSKRRGYEITSKSRPFLAHKDFSDFDYIVAMDEANYSDLLKLDRDRKHARKVFRLVQFCTRNKYKEVPDPFYGGLKPSRK
- the apaG gene encoding Co2+/Mg2+ efflux protein ApaG, which produces MTTYTETTENFLVEVKPSYVPEHSEPEESKYFFSYNIKITNLGDKPAQLLRRHWVIMDGRQHREDVEGPGVIGETPFFEPGASFEYTSFCPLPTPTGSMRGSYLMTKPDGETFKIRVPLFFLRDFSHDQ